A region from the Thermoplasmatales archaeon genome encodes:
- a CDS encoding putative 3-hydroxyphenylpropionic transporter MhpT translates to MESSDVTKRIGVGARLDRLPSSNLQRIFISQLGVGVWFDLFILFTGGPLALPIAKTLNVSQSTATFYVAAFPFIGAFLGSIIYGVLGDRYGRRITFLTSLLGFGIFSIISAFSTNIYELGALRFVSYLSVGGEIAIVDTYVSEFITRAKRGNWLSWMYTLAWTSSPVGALLVYLFAPVSYVLPGWRWVLLISGIGGIAAWLYRFRLYESPRWLESHGKIKEADDIIYGVKIVLDFDRFNPCFHFFGRQILMRFKYLHQGIKNRLPLPVFSYYWFTWVRPY, encoded by the coding sequence ATGGAAAGTTCAGATGTAACAAAAAGAATAGGTGTAGGCGCAAGGTTGGATCGCTTGCCCTCAAGCAATCTACAGCGCATATTCATAAGTCAGTTGGGAGTTGGAGTATGGTTCGATCTTTTTATACTTTTTACTGGTGGACCACTAGCTTTGCCAATTGCCAAGACACTTAATGTAAGTCAGTCAACTGCGACATTTTACGTAGCTGCGTTTCCGTTTATTGGAGCATTCCTTGGCTCCATAATCTATGGAGTACTAGGGGACAGATATGGAAGAAGGATCACTTTCCTGACGAGCCTGCTGGGTTTTGGAATATTCTCCATAATCAGCGCCTTTTCTACCAATATCTATGAACTCGGCGCACTGAGATTTGTTTCATACTTGAGCGTCGGTGGAGAAATTGCTATAGTTGATACCTACGTTAGTGAATTCATTACAAGAGCCAAAAGAGGAAACTGGCTTTCGTGGATGTATACTCTTGCATGGACATCGTCTCCAGTTGGGGCCTTGCTTGTTTATCTATTTGCTCCTGTCAGTTATGTACTACCAGGATGGAGGTGGGTTCTCCTTATCAGTGGGATAGGAGGAATAGCAGCTTGGTTGTACAGATTCAGGCTTTATGAATCACCTAGGTGGCTTGAGAGTCATGGTAAGATCAAAGAAGCTGACGATATAATATATGGCGTCAAAATAGTCTTAGATTTTGATCGATTTAATCCATGCTTTCACTTCTTTGGTCGGCAGATCCTCATGCGTTTCAAGTATCTTCACCAGGGCATCAAGAACCGGCTTCCTCTCCCTGTCTTTTCTTACTATTGGTTCACATGGGTTCGGCCTTATTAG
- a CDS encoding putative acyltransferase, protein MFRQSGDIILSRGEVYEEKTVSGSLYFRGGKISESVASLTVKGDMFVEVTTRIPGSITCRRVALKADLEVAGNLEALEGITASRSSLSVNGNLRAKTIDVDRTITAGSISCEKAVAGNDIIFVEKMDCRTVSVGGMLKGREISCEEIQADSADINLLDCRNLRIGREARLTDGKFDSASVDGNLVSSGHLDGSLITTEKNAEFNTVKCDTMNVGGNVLAKGKIEVDELKVGSSMECADINANEIIVNESIKSLGKVVATGDIRVGELISADGEIECNTLEAGSEIRARMITCRMNLESGKVLHTQKGAKASMIILGKNCSVTGPIYGDQVVFSRGVQAEDVYAIILHMKNDTSARNVYADEITMWKNSSIKGKCLYRHWIRSMNGMKMDDIGKKVEKLPEFPF, encoded by the coding sequence ATGTTCAGGCAATCAGGAGACATAATTCTCTCAAGAGGGGAAGTATACGAAGAGAAAACGGTGAGTGGCAGTCTCTATTTTAGGGGTGGCAAGATATCGGAATCTGTTGCTTCCCTCACTGTGAAAGGAGACATGTTCGTTGAGGTAACCACCAGGATACCGGGAAGCATTACATGCCGCAGAGTTGCCTTGAAAGCGGATCTAGAGGTTGCGGGAAACCTCGAAGCGCTAGAGGGTATAACCGCGTCACGGAGCAGCCTCTCTGTCAATGGAAACCTGAGAGCAAAGACTATAGATGTGGACCGTACAATCACCGCCGGTTCCATTTCCTGTGAAAAAGCGGTTGCGGGAAACGACATCATTTTTGTTGAGAAGATGGACTGCAGGACAGTCTCTGTTGGCGGAATGCTGAAAGGCAGGGAGATCAGTTGCGAGGAGATTCAAGCGGATTCTGCTGACATCAACCTACTGGACTGCAGAAATTTAAGGATTGGCAGAGAAGCCAGATTAACTGATGGAAAATTCGACTCCGCTAGCGTTGATGGGAACCTTGTGAGTTCCGGACACCTGGATGGATCACTTATCACAACTGAAAAAAATGCAGAATTCAACACAGTGAAGTGCGACACGATGAACGTTGGGGGAAACGTTCTCGCAAAGGGAAAAATTGAAGTCGACGAACTGAAGGTAGGCAGTTCAATGGAGTGCGCGGATATCAATGCAAATGAAATAATTGTGAATGAGTCCATTAAATCCCTTGGAAAGGTAGTGGCTACTGGAGATATCAGGGTCGGAGAGCTGATAAGCGCGGATGGAGAGATTGAGTGCAACACGCTGGAGGCTGGAAGTGAAATACGTGCCAGAATGATAACCTGCAGGATGAATCTTGAATCTGGAAAAGTGCTGCATACGCAAAAGGGTGCAAAGGCAAGCATGATCATTCTTGGAAAGAACTGTTCGGTAACAGGCCCTATATACGGCGACCAGGTAGTTTTTTCAAGAGGGGTGCAGGCTGAGGATGTATACGCGATCATACTCCACATGAAAAATGACACTTCGGCCAGGAACGTATATGCTGATGAAATCACCATGTGGAAAAATTCGTCGATAAAGGGTAAATGCCTGTACAGGCACTGGATCAGAAGCATGAACGGCATGAAGATGGATGATATCGGGAAGAAGGTTGAAAAACTTCCTGAGTTTCCATTCTGA
- a CDS encoding MULE transposase domain protein, which yields MNELYSYRRTIMTLSGSVDLKVHARRCPDHRKTNRNAIHSVLKDSGFDPGITMAVGILRWIMDYQRSEIQILLESRGIRISTGEISFLSREFLLRFYCIHRRHMKDLGLIVYILHLDGTGESGGEIVFMAKDGLTNITMDAVIMPSESSEYVTPFLEGIKDVFGIPVAILRDMGIAIKGSATAVFPGILQLICHYHFTKALGKDVFSSYQELRDSMVSTEALALISRMTLPEKNGNDGILYAEKIWIAVAAEYILYPRTIPSKFPFVLPYLQVLERCIEIRNMMKSIIGWNASHMKVVKPVMAFHSAVKEISMDPAVMERYRILSRVWSWFESIRKSLRVSREMNSGESAREPADIAAIGNDLNASLRSITKEGEFAGGELERISRTIKNRIEDHRDELLSPVTVDGKTINVKRHNGIEEIGHRWSRMHIRRRTGRSQTAKEMGMYGALTAILSNIENKNYIEKVLSRIDFLNEFVSITPEEMDNARKLIRPNPCEPIVRKDRERKPVLDALVKILETHEDLPTKEVKAWIKSIKI from the coding sequence ATGAATGAACTGTACAGTTACAGGAGAACTATCATGACCCTTTCCGGATCCGTCGATCTGAAGGTTCATGCGAGAAGGTGCCCCGATCACAGGAAGACGAACAGGAATGCCATTCACTCCGTGCTAAAAGATTCCGGTTTCGATCCCGGCATAACCATGGCTGTCGGTATCCTGAGATGGATCATGGACTACCAGCGATCGGAGATACAGATACTCCTGGAATCCCGTGGCATAAGGATATCCACGGGAGAGATATCCTTTCTCTCCAGGGAATTCCTGCTCAGGTTTTACTGCATCCACAGGAGGCACATGAAGGATCTTGGCCTGATAGTATACATACTTCACCTTGACGGTACAGGCGAATCCGGCGGCGAGATCGTGTTCATGGCCAAGGACGGTCTCACTAATATAACGATGGATGCGGTGATAATGCCATCGGAGAGCAGTGAGTACGTCACACCCTTCCTTGAGGGCATAAAGGATGTTTTCGGAATTCCGGTTGCAATCCTCAGGGACATGGGGATTGCAATAAAGGGATCTGCAACTGCTGTTTTTCCTGGCATACTGCAGCTTATCTGTCATTACCATTTCACAAAGGCGCTGGGGAAGGATGTATTCTCCTCCTATCAGGAACTGAGAGACTCCATGGTATCGACAGAGGCGCTTGCACTGATCTCGCGCATGACATTACCGGAAAAAAACGGGAATGATGGAATACTGTATGCAGAGAAGATATGGATCGCAGTAGCCGCTGAATACATCCTCTATCCAAGAACCATACCGAGCAAGTTTCCATTCGTTTTACCATATCTACAGGTGCTCGAGAGATGCATCGAGATCAGGAACATGATGAAATCCATCATAGGGTGGAATGCCTCCCACATGAAGGTCGTGAAACCTGTCATGGCATTCCACTCTGCTGTAAAGGAGATCAGCATGGATCCTGCTGTGATGGAAAGATACCGCATACTGTCACGAGTATGGTCATGGTTCGAGTCCATAAGGAAGTCGCTGAGGGTTTCAAGGGAGATGAATTCCGGCGAATCTGCCAGGGAACCTGCCGATATAGCTGCAATAGGGAATGATCTCAACGCTTCGCTGAGATCAATAACAAAGGAGGGGGAGTTCGCAGGCGGTGAACTGGAAAGAATATCAAGAACAATAAAGAATCGGATAGAGGATCACAGGGATGAGCTCCTATCCCCTGTGACTGTTGATGGCAAAACAATCAACGTCAAAAGGCACAACGGAATAGAGGAGATCGGTCACAGGTGGAGCAGGATGCACATCCGCAGACGCACCGGAAGATCACAGACTGCAAAGGAGATGGGCATGTATGGTGCCCTGACAGCGATACTCTCCAACATTGAGAATAAGAATTACATTGAGAAAGTCCTCTCAAGGATAGATTTCCTGAATGAGTTTGTATCCATCACCCCCGAGGAGATGGATAATGCAAGGAAACTAATAAGGCCGAACCCATGTGAACCAATAGTAAGAAAAGACAGGGAGAGGAAGCCGGTTCTTGATGCCCTGGTGAAGATACTTGAAACGCATGAGGATCTGCCGACCAAAGAAGTGAAAGCATGGATTAAATCGATCAAAATCTAA
- the leuB gene encoding 3-isopropylmalate/3-methylmalate dehydrogenase: protein MDIMVLEGDGIGPEIIKNSLRILKVLQDNFGLKLNPVSYNIGARTLNEGKWDLQKILDEAGNYKAILKAPMGDPKLVGESGTEKALDIILGLRFNFDLFANVRPIRLLPGITSVLRGVDDERTIDYILVRENSEGLYSSHFGGMVLRDSVAIDNQIITRAGSERISRMAFELARDSHGAPANGKRTVTCVDKSNVLKSFAFFRRVFNEVAKDFPEIGTQYAYGDAMAQYMLFHPQNLNVIVTENMFGDILSDLGAATVGGLGFAYSANLSREMGMFEPVHGSAVDIAGKGIANPVAMILSMLMMIEWSGFKRYREIVENAMFSAIRKGSSTPDMGGKMKTEAFTDEILKELTSPHPA from the coding sequence ATGGACATAATGGTTCTGGAAGGAGATGGAATAGGTCCGGAAATCATTAAAAATTCTCTAAGAATACTCAAAGTTTTACAGGATAACTTCGGATTAAAACTAAATCCCGTTTCATACAACATTGGAGCTAGAACACTCAATGAGGGGAAATGGGATCTACAAAAAATTCTCGATGAAGCCGGAAATTATAAAGCCATTCTCAAGGCCCCGATGGGTGATCCAAAACTCGTAGGAGAGTCCGGTACTGAAAAAGCACTTGACATAATCCTGGGGCTGAGGTTCAACTTCGACCTGTTTGCAAATGTAAGGCCTATACGGCTGTTACCTGGCATAACCTCGGTGCTGAGGGGTGTGGATGATGAAAGAACAATAGACTACATCCTTGTAAGGGAAAACAGTGAGGGGCTTTATTCCAGTCACTTCGGCGGAATGGTTCTCAGGGATTCCGTTGCCATTGACAACCAGATAATCACGCGGGCGGGTTCTGAAAGGATATCACGAATGGCATTTGAGCTTGCGCGTGATAGTCATGGCGCTCCAGCAAACGGCAAAAGAACTGTAACCTGCGTCGACAAGAGCAACGTCCTGAAATCTTTTGCTTTCTTCAGGAGAGTATTCAACGAAGTTGCAAAGGACTTCCCTGAAATTGGAACTCAGTATGCATATGGCGATGCTATGGCACAATACATGCTGTTTCACCCGCAGAACCTTAATGTGATTGTTACAGAGAATATGTTTGGCGATATATTATCAGATCTCGGAGCTGCAACTGTTGGAGGATTGGGGTTTGCATACAGTGCAAATCTTTCCAGAGAAATGGGGATGTTTGAGCCTGTCCATGGGAGTGCCGTGGATATAGCCGGGAAAGGCATAGCGAATCCTGTCGCAATGATCCTTTCAATGCTAATGATGATAGAATGGTCCGGATTCAAGAGATACAGGGAAATCGTCGAGAATGCCATGTTTTCGGCCATCAGGAAAGGCAGCAGCACCCCGGATATGGGAGGAAAAATGAAAACAGAGGCTTTTACTGATGAAATTCTGAAGGAATTGACGAGTCCTCATCCGGCTTAA
- a CDS encoding Transposase — protein MTGSGNKKIFILCSDIIITLTYTRRIIRGRNTYLYRVTSFRDRETGKVRQRSEYQGKEIIKGNVKTIQKPRNRIQVRKVLESAPYVLYRNAENFGINDDFITAMQGLTNMREPARRIVMLAASCVTGMAGSLEIHTGIRDSTVKEERDLVDFIGSKDPDIISILESAMSQRIVRAYGSHGIVYDLSAVRYLGSENDLAMYGHYYHTNGGNREINFVLAVTREGGIPVHHRIMPGNIVSVSTVSTFAMELRDLGIRTIMVVMDRGFYSTQNIKDLKGYSLIGAIPASLKIYHDLLAKSGNIENSRNYIQYHKETVFFREHRIDSIRYIVYFSAQSRADRMQAFYSHLSDIERDLKALQDKRFDSEQDMMHTAMSATGDMARYFDLRALKGSLTYRLKHNAIQARTKRMGFFILFTNTMLGADEILRIYREKDVVEKAFMHSRPSMQPVYARTEEGTRARIFLSILGYSMMRMIAHRCDLSYEETERILLGLKEVVYSNGSHAPGELTKEQKSLLQKVSIEL, from the coding sequence ATGACCGGTTCTGGTAATAAAAAGATCTTTATACTATGTAGTGATATTATCATTACATTGACCTACACCAGAAGGATCATCAGGGGCAGGAATACCTACCTGTACCGGGTAACAAGCTTCAGGGACAGGGAAACGGGCAAAGTGAGGCAGCGATCTGAGTATCAGGGGAAGGAGATCATTAAGGGTAACGTAAAGACGATACAGAAACCGAGAAACCGCATACAGGTGAGAAAGGTGCTGGAATCTGCACCATATGTCTTATACAGGAATGCCGAGAATTTCGGCATTAACGATGATTTTATCACTGCTATGCAGGGCCTGACAAACATGAGGGAGCCTGCAAGGCGCATCGTCATGCTCGCTGCATCTTGCGTGACAGGAATGGCAGGCTCACTGGAAATTCACACCGGAATCAGGGATTCCACTGTCAAGGAGGAGCGTGATCTTGTCGATTTCATTGGATCTAAGGACCCAGATATCATATCGATCCTGGAGAGTGCAATGTCCCAAAGGATTGTCAGGGCATATGGCTCACACGGAATTGTGTATGATCTCAGTGCAGTCAGGTATCTGGGATCTGAGAATGATCTTGCCATGTACGGTCACTATTACCATACGAATGGCGGTAACAGGGAGATCAACTTTGTTCTCGCCGTTACGAGAGAGGGCGGCATACCGGTGCATCACCGCATCATGCCCGGTAACATTGTATCGGTGAGTACCGTCAGTACGTTCGCCATGGAACTGCGGGATCTCGGGATCCGTACAATCATGGTAGTCATGGACAGGGGATTCTATTCCACGCAGAATATCAAGGACCTCAAGGGTTATTCGCTGATAGGTGCCATACCGGCATCCCTGAAGATATATCATGATCTGCTTGCCAAATCAGGGAACATTGAGAATTCAAGGAACTACATCCAGTACCATAAAGAGACGGTGTTCTTCAGGGAACACCGCATTGACTCCATACGGTATATTGTGTACTTCTCCGCACAAAGCAGGGCAGACAGGATGCAGGCATTCTATTCGCATCTGTCGGATATCGAAAGAGATCTGAAGGCCCTCCAGGACAAGAGATTCGACTCAGAACAGGACATGATGCACACTGCGATGTCTGCAACCGGAGACATGGCGAGGTACTTTGACCTGAGAGCATTGAAAGGGTCGCTCACATACAGGCTGAAGCACAATGCCATACAGGCGAGAACCAAGAGGATGGGTTTCTTCATCCTCTTCACAAATACCATGCTTGGCGCGGATGAGATACTGAGGATATACAGGGAGAAGGACGTGGTGGAGAAAGCTTTCATGCATTCAAGGCCATCCATGCAACCGGTGTATGCAAGAACCGAGGAAGGGACAAGGGCAAGGATATTCCTTTCCATCTTGGGATATTCCATGATGAGGATGATCGCGCACAGGTGCGATCTTTCATACGAAGAGACTGAGAGAATCCTTTTAGGATTAAAGGAAGTTGTTTACAGCAATGGGTCACATGCACCTGGGGAACTCACAAAGGAGCAGAAATCCCTGCTCCAAAAGGTTTCAATTGAATTGTAG
- a CDS encoding putative 3-hydroxyphenylpropionic transporter MhpT — MTQGSKRILTLYDIMDKIEGRIKRMNNISAFPAAEYVPYTTEEAHVPISDLFKAEYKARTVMIWILQFLQGGMSFIIGTLAPLVLVAAGFTVIHSLLFTVVIDSGYVIGSLLASFVLDRYDRKAEIIVFAILLGIDGFAFSLIHLVGLILFFGTAYTFLDNFFNNSWHIYQAEIYPTRVRTTGTGAAFSLSRIGTFIFLSTFVVILDLYGAVPVFSINFLFGIIIAIAVFILGPKTTGKILEMISK; from the coding sequence ATGACCCAAGGATCTAAGAGGATTTTGACGCTATATGATATAATGGATAAAATCGAGGGCAGGATTAAGAGGATGAATAATATTTCGGCGTTCCCGGCTGCGGAATATGTTCCCTACACAACGGAAGAGGCTCATGTTCCGATCAGCGATCTTTTCAAGGCAGAATACAAGGCGAGAACTGTGATGATATGGATATTGCAGTTTCTACAGGGCGGAATGAGTTTCATAATAGGAACACTTGCGCCGCTCGTGCTCGTTGCAGCGGGATTCACTGTTATTCACAGCCTTCTGTTCACCGTAGTAATAGACAGTGGATATGTGATCGGTTCACTTCTCGCCTCATTTGTTCTGGACAGATATGACAGAAAGGCGGAAATAATAGTTTTTGCAATTTTGCTGGGCATTGATGGATTTGCCTTCTCTCTCATTCATCTAGTTGGACTTATATTGTTCTTCGGAACGGCTTATACGTTCCTGGACAATTTTTTCAACAATTCCTGGCACATATACCAGGCCGAAATCTATCCGACAAGGGTAAGAACAACTGGCACAGGAGCAGCATTTTCATTGAGTAGAATTGGCACTTTTATCTTTCTTTCCACTTTTGTTGTAATTCTGGATCTATACGGAGCCGTGCCAGTGTTCTCCATAAACTTCCTTTTTGGGATTATAATAGCAATTGCAGTGTTCATTCTTGGGCCAAAAACAACTGGAAAGATACTCGAAATGATTTCCAAGTAA
- a CDS encoding transcriptional regulator CysB-like protein, giving the protein MTLDMEQIRTFCDVCLSRNFTKTASKLGITESTVSYRIKEMEKFFERKLFNRREDKSVECTEFGNAFFAEAQEILSIVDKYKNVGIDGELIGTIKVSAGEIGGVFLLPPIVRAFESKFTKIRVKIEINNSLKTLKKLSEGECDLGVTASVDFEPNPYLKNVLIHKLLRLTYGIITPAGHPLSNSDSLNVSKLIGLPYISRDDSSGSQREILKIFEENRIRESDLNVVWRFDNSSSVINAVAEGLGLSIVSRVQASKYVQGGLIRFIPIDTRVESYVNLLDIWKGTNKLVNVFVNFAKYYVEASKLMF; this is encoded by the coding sequence ATGACTCTGGATATGGAACAGATTAGGACCTTCTGTGATGTCTGCTTGAGCAGGAACTTTACAAAAACGGCATCGAAATTGGGAATAACTGAATCTACCGTGAGTTACAGAATAAAGGAAATGGAGAAATTCTTCGAGAGAAAGCTTTTCAATCGAAGGGAAGACAAATCAGTTGAATGCACAGAATTCGGGAATGCATTTTTTGCCGAGGCCCAGGAAATCCTTTCTATTGTAGACAAATACAAGAATGTAGGAATAGATGGTGAGCTCATAGGTACAATTAAGGTCTCTGCCGGAGAGATTGGTGGAGTATTCCTGCTCCCTCCTATAGTAAGGGCGTTTGAAAGTAAATTCACGAAGATAAGGGTGAAAATTGAGATCAATAATTCGTTGAAGACGCTGAAAAAACTCAGTGAAGGTGAGTGCGACCTTGGAGTCACAGCAAGTGTAGACTTTGAGCCGAATCCTTATTTAAAAAATGTTCTGATACACAAGCTTCTCCGCCTCACTTACGGTATCATAACCCCTGCTGGCCATCCGCTTTCAAACAGTGATTCGCTCAATGTGTCTAAGCTTATAGGCTTGCCCTACATATCAAGAGATGATAGTTCAGGCTCTCAAAGGGAGATTTTAAAGATTTTCGAAGAGAACAGGATCCGGGAGAGTGATCTGAACGTTGTTTGGAGATTCGATAACTCCTCTTCGGTCATAAATGCTGTTGCAGAAGGACTGGGGTTGTCAATTGTAAGCAGAGTGCAGGCATCAAAGTACGTGCAGGGAGGACTAATAAGATTCATACCAATAGATACCAGGGTTGAATCTTATGTCAATTTGCTTGACATATGGAAAGGAACCAATAAGCTGGTCAATGTCTTTGTGAATTTTGCCAAGTATTACGTTGAGGCATCCAAGCTTATGTTCTAG
- a CDS encoding bifunctional phosphoribosylaminoimidazolecarboxamide formyltransferase/IMP cyclohydrolase, translating to MRALISVYDKSGLLDFLGECGSSIDEIYATGSTGEYLKKNGLSAKSTSEITGFEQLLGGRVKTLHPMIFAGILSDETARSAREKDYLDFDLVICNFYPFRAVSGGSDTGKMIENIDIGGVSLVRAAAKNYHNVIVLSDPSDYGMVSESIRNSGVVPENMREKLAVRSFQRVSDYDILIYNSLFRVFEGGIPDSLLISGINGQKLRYGENPDQRGYLYSDGSGSGIANAKKISGKELSYNNLMDSDSAYSTVMEFDDPACVIVKHNTPCGAAVGKNILEAFEMALETDKESAYGSVIAFNRQVDGSTASALSHLFVEVIVAPGYSESSLEILVKKKNLRIIEAKPGTIKGLRVRSISGGYLLQDELTSRFDKSDLKTSRKASDDQVDDLIFAWKIVTHCRSNAIVLARNGSTVAIGAGQTSRVEALRIAIAKAGQRCIGSVMASDAFFPFSDSVELAGANGIAAIIQPGGSIRDSEVIAMAEEKNIPMYFTGKRVFLH from the coding sequence ATGAGAGCACTTATCAGTGTTTATGATAAATCCGGGCTTTTAGATTTCCTTGGGGAATGTGGCAGCTCAATTGATGAGATTTATGCTACGGGAAGCACAGGGGAGTATCTGAAAAAGAACGGGCTTTCCGCGAAAAGCACGTCGGAAATTACCGGCTTTGAACAGCTTCTCGGAGGGCGTGTCAAGACTCTCCACCCCATGATCTTTGCAGGAATACTCTCTGATGAGACGGCCAGGTCTGCCAGGGAGAAGGATTATCTTGATTTTGACCTAGTTATTTGCAATTTCTATCCATTCAGGGCAGTGTCTGGGGGTAGCGATACAGGGAAAATGATAGAAAACATCGACATAGGCGGCGTATCGCTGGTAAGGGCGGCCGCAAAGAATTATCATAATGTAATCGTGCTGTCTGACCCATCCGATTACGGGATGGTTTCAGAATCCATCAGGAATAGCGGTGTCGTACCTGAAAATATGCGGGAAAAACTCGCGGTGAGGTCTTTCCAGCGGGTTTCAGATTATGATATCCTGATCTATAACTCACTTTTCAGGGTTTTTGAAGGCGGTATCCCGGACAGCTTACTCATAAGCGGCATAAACGGTCAAAAGCTGAGATACGGAGAAAACCCGGACCAGAGAGGATACCTGTACTCTGATGGATCGGGAAGCGGCATAGCCAATGCAAAGAAGATCTCCGGAAAGGAATTGTCATACAACAACCTCATGGATTCTGACTCTGCATACTCCACGGTTATGGAATTTGACGACCCTGCATGTGTTATAGTCAAGCATAATACGCCCTGTGGGGCTGCGGTTGGAAAGAATATCCTTGAAGCGTTTGAAATGGCGCTTGAGACAGACAAGGAGTCTGCATACGGCTCTGTTATCGCTTTCAACAGGCAGGTTGATGGCAGTACTGCCAGCGCCCTCTCGCATCTGTTTGTTGAAGTCATTGTGGCTCCGGGATATAGCGAATCCTCTCTGGAAATTCTCGTTAAGAAAAAGAACCTGAGAATTATTGAGGCTAAACCTGGAACAATTAAAGGCCTCAGGGTAAGATCGATATCGGGCGGCTACCTGCTCCAGGACGAGTTGACCTCCAGATTCGACAAATCCGACCTGAAGACTTCAAGGAAGGCGTCAGATGATCAGGTGGATGACCTGATTTTTGCATGGAAGATTGTAACTCATTGCAGGAGCAATGCCATAGTCCTTGCGAGAAATGGTTCCACCGTCGCAATCGGGGCAGGGCAGACGTCCAGGGTAGAAGCCCTGAGGATAGCCATAGCAAAGGCAGGACAGAGGTGTATTGGTTCCGTTATGGCATCAGATGCGTTTTTCCCGTTTTCCGACAGCGTAGAACTTGCAGGCGCAAACGGTATAGCAGCTATAATACAACCGGGAGGATCAATTCGGGACAGTGAAGTCATAGCGATGGCAGAGGAGAAGAACATCCCTATGTATTTCACTGGGAAAAGGGTTTTCCTGCACTGA
- a CDS encoding MmgE/PrpD family protein has product MQSDVIGEFAASNNFSSLPEKVREGTRLAILNLLSVSIGANRYPQSRNIINACKEIQSGDFPIYGSGEHAAMITSAWANSSLSHLLDFDDTHLESIVHPSAPVIPSALAIGSDNHGIGRDVIYASAIGMEVAIRLALAVGLDERYSDWHNTSLFGSSASAVASSIMFHSSSELVSSSFLQGLTVATGFLSNRGTESKSFQVGRSSAEGIMSSIASKNGISVSKNIVNTFAISLSGKQNLGILTDDLGEKWNVLNNFLKPYPCGVVLHPGIDAAVEMREKNIPFDDVEEIDVEVNPVVMVLTAIMEPKSGLESKFSVTHAIAAALAYGKLFPEHFSDSAVKDPLTLMIRKKIRVHERESINRGQTVINVKFKNGGKETVDLNRGPETPSKPMDEKDISSKFSHLVDPVLGPEKAREVWAYFSKIQNKEDVAEIKELFS; this is encoded by the coding sequence ATGCAATCTGACGTTATTGGTGAATTCGCAGCAAGCAATAATTTCTCTTCCCTTCCTGAGAAAGTTAGAGAAGGAACCAGACTGGCTATTTTGAATCTTTTGTCCGTTTCTATTGGCGCAAACAGGTACCCCCAATCGAGAAATATAATAAATGCGTGCAAGGAAATTCAGAGTGGGGACTTTCCAATATATGGATCTGGAGAGCACGCGGCCATGATCACTTCGGCATGGGCAAATTCAAGTTTATCACATCTTTTGGACTTTGACGATACTCATCTTGAGTCAATAGTTCATCCAAGCGCTCCCGTGATACCCAGTGCGCTCGCAATTGGATCGGATAATCATGGAATAGGTCGTGATGTAATTTACGCCTCTGCCATTGGGATGGAGGTTGCAATAAGACTCGCACTGGCGGTTGGACTGGACGAGAGATATTCTGATTGGCACAATACCTCTCTTTTTGGATCTTCAGCTTCCGCTGTCGCTTCATCAATAATGTTTCATTCTAGCTCCGAGTTGGTATCTTCATCGTTTCTCCAGGGTCTTACAGTTGCCACAGGATTTCTTTCTAATAGAGGGACGGAAAGCAAGAGTTTTCAAGTAGGGAGATCTTCAGCTGAAGGTATAATGAGCTCAATTGCTTCAAAAAATGGGATTTCAGTATCAAAGAACATCGTAAACACATTTGCAATTTCGCTATCCGGGAAGCAAAATTTAGGGATACTTACGGACGACCTTGGAGAAAAGTGGAACGTTCTTAACAACTTCCTGAAACCTTATCCGTGTGGAGTCGTGCTTCACCCCGGCATTGATGCAGCGGTGGAGATGCGAGAAAAAAACATCCCATTTGACGATGTAGAGGAGATTGATGTGGAAGTGAATCCTGTAGTAATGGTCCTGACAGCGATAATGGAGCCGAAATCTGGGCTGGAATCGAAATTCAGCGTGACTCATGCAATAGCTGCTGCACTGGCCTACGGAAAACTATTTCCAGAGCACTTTTCTGACAGTGCGGTCAAAGATCCATTAACCTTGATGATAAGAAAAAAAATAAGAGTGCACGAACGAGAATCTATAAATAGGGGCCAAACCGTAATAAACGTGAAATTCAAGAATGGAGGAAAGGAGACTGTAGACTTAAACAGGGGACCCGAAACGCCCTCTAAGCCTATGGATGAAAAGGATATCAGTTCGAAATTCTCCCATCTGGTCGATCCGGTGCTGGGCCCTGAAAAAGCAAGAGAAGTTTGGGCCTATTTCTCTAAAATACAGAATAAAGAAGATGTTGCAGAGATAAAGGAACTTTTCAGCTGA